Genomic window (Bacillus vallismortis):
GTGACGTGCACATTTACAACATGGCGACAAAACATACTGTGGAAGAGCATATTTTAAAGCTCCTGTATGAAAAAATTCACCTGTTTGAAAAAGTGGTCGGCGAACTTGATGATATATTAACGAAAATTCAAGTGAACAATTTTGAAGAACATCTGCACGATATTTTGTGCCATTCAGCAACAGAGGAAGACATAAAAATCAAAATGGACAACTTAACTTCATTTTTGTCTTATAAAAAACAGCAGCCTGCTGAAAAAAGAGGATCTTAGCCTGTAAGGAGGTTTTATAAGTGAGACAGCAAGAGATTCACGATTTTCTACTTCGTTTTTTTCAGGCAAACAGCTGCCCGATCGTCGATCAAGGTTCCGGCTATATGACAGTGCAGCTTACAGTTGAAATGGACAAACAGATCATGAACCGCCCTTTCTACTGGCACTGGCGCGAGAAGACAGGCGGCGATCCGAATCCAATGAAAATCACTTTTATTACAGATAAGGACACCGCTCCAAAAGACCTAGATGGCGAATTTATTTATTTTGGGGCGCCGCGCCTCTTTCAAATTTTCAAAGCTGTTAAACAAAATGGGAGATTTACCAGAATGTATGAGAAAATTGAATCAGCCGGAGCCAAAGTCCCACTTCAGCCTTGGCTTGGTATAAATGTCACGATTTCATACCAGTCCGACATGAAAAAGGATAAGCTATTGTCACTAGGTCTTCATCTAGTCTCTGGAACCATAATTGAACATTTTCAAAGCAAGCTGACACACCTTTCATTGACGTCGCAAATATGCGACTATTGCTTCACCATATCGCCTATGATCAAACCAGCAAGCGGCCTTACGCGGATGGAAAACTATATTGCTAAATCCGCCATGCAGGAGCCGTCAGACTGGGCAGAACAGGCGGTAAACAGGTGGAAGAATGATATGTCATTGCTTGACAAGTTTTATGAGCATGTAGAAGAAAAACCAGAAGAGTATCATCTAGAAAAACAGGCGCTGAAATCCTTGTATCAACCAAAGATATTGGTGGAAATTGAAAATGGCGGATTATTTTATTTGCAAAATAATATTTCAAGCTAACTTTTTTAACATTCGACATCGTTCTCGTTTTTTTTGAAAAAATGCGATTATAATAAAGGTATACTGGAAAAAAATTCTGGCAATTTCAATGGCAAATGACTTCCAGAGACGCTGAAGGCATACAATGAGTCATGGCCGGACTGGCTGAAATACATAAACAAGTATTTTAGGAGGAGAAACTGCATGAAAAATGCAAAACAAGAGCACTTCGAATTAGATCAAGAATGGGTTAAATTGATGATGAAAGCCAAAGAGGCAAATATCAGCCCGGAAGAAATACGAAAATATTTACTTTTAAACAAAAAGTCTGCTCATCCTGGTCCGGCAGCCAGAAGTCATACCGTAAATCCTTTCTGAATGTGCTATAATATCACAAGGAAGGTGATGACATTGATTGGCCAGCGTATTAAACAATACCGAAAAGAAAAAGGCTACTCACTATCAGAACTAGCTGAAAAAGCTGGGGTAGCGAAGTCTTATTTAAGCTCAATAGAACGAAATCTACAAACGAACCCCTCCATTCAATTTCTCGAAAAAGTCTCCGCTGTTCTGGACGTCTCGGTTCATACTTTGCTCGATGAGAAACATGAAACCGAATACGATGGTCAATTAGATAGTGAATGGGAGAAATTGGTTCGCGATGCAATGACATCCGGGGTATCGAAAAAACAATTTCGTGAATTTTTAGATTATCAAAAATGGAGAAAATCTCAAAAAGAGGAGTAGTGCCCGAGCAGAGGCACTGACTCCTCTTTTGTCAATCAACATAGAAACGGCCCAGTACTCGATATACTGGGCCATGTCTTTTTTATTGCTATTAATTTTTATCCTCACTGTGCGCTTTTTCATTTTCTTTAATGTAACCGTCTTTATCAGTATGTTCCTTTTTGATTGTCAAGCCGTTCCACTGTGTCGCTTCGAATGAGAATTGAAGCTGCACTGAGTTGCCTTGATATTTATTTTGAACCATTAGCCCGTTTTCGTCTTTTGTTTTATCGTCTTTGAATTGGATCTCCATTTGGACTTGGTCAAAATCAATCGGTGTTTTTGGAATACCATCATATTCAGGAGCAGTTTTACCGTCAATAGTTGCTACATTGACTTTACCGCTTGCATGTAAGAATTTAGGGTCAATTTGTTTTTTGATTTTTTCAGCAGCTGCTGCATCATTCTTAGCGGACATCAAATACAAGTCCTTGAGGTTTGCATCATCTAAAATAATATTTTTCGGGTATCCATTGCCGCCCTCTTTTCCAACTGTCAATAGAGTCACTTCAAACTGGCTGAGAAAATCTTCTGCAGATGTATTGCTGCCGCCGTTTGCTTTAAATTCACCGTAATTCAGTGCCATTAATACTTCTTTGATCGCAAGTGAGCCGTTATTTTCAAAATGGAAGTCTTTCGTCAATTTGTCTCCCGGCTTTAGATTTGACAGGTTAACACTCGCTGAATTTTCTTTAGCAGATAAATCAAGTGTACCTGATGCAAAAGTAGCATCCGTTGATTTAATGTCGTTAAATGCTGCCCATGTTCCTCCTCCTACTAAAGCTAATCCTAATGCCGCCGAAGCCACTCCTAAACTTAATTTCTTTTTCATACCCATGGCAAACTCCCCTTTTATTGAATGATTTATATCGAAACCTGTTGCCAGGTTTACAACTGAAGTTAAGTGGACATGGTGCTGTCCTTTGTATCTGTTTCCAAATCTTTTGTCTTTCTTTCAATTTCTCTAATGGCGCTTGTGATCGTCACAAAAGCATACATCAGCAGCATCACGCCGGGAACAATCAGTAAAACAGCTGTTCCGATTGGCTGACTGGCAAAATGAAGCATATAGCCGGCATACGGAAGCTGAAAACCCGTATATTGCGCGCGGATATTTTCTTCCGATACTAGCGCTGAATCAGCTGCGGCGTTATTGTCCCCTTTTGTTTTAAATAACAAATGGCCTCCTTGCTTCGTCACGTCAACAATCCTGTGGGTGACCGCCGTATTTGCATCCTGCATAAATGTAATGACGTCACCCTTTTGGAGCTCTTTCACATCGGTGATTTCCTTGACCAATATTAAAGAACCTGTGTTGAACTCGGGCTCCATTGAACCCGAGAGAACTGATTTCAGCGTGTATCCAAACACTGCCGGCTCTCCCCCGGATGAACGTGTTGATATCACGACAAGCGTAAGTACAATAATGAGAGTAAAGATGATCACGTAGAGAATATTACTGATCATCTTCATTGCTTTTTTCATTCTCATCCCCGCTTTCCTTCACAACTGATTGAGTATCTTTTTCTTCCGTTACCGCTTCTTGAGATGCATCCTCTTTATTTGGTTTTTCTTGCACATCCTTTTGCGGTGTTTCCTTCTCCTTTTTGACGGCAGGCTTCGTTTCTTTTTTCGGGACTGTCGGTTTTTCATCGCACCTTGCAAGCGTCATTGGCTCCGACCACTCAAATGTACTGCCGTCTGCCGGATAGCCGGCCGGTTGATATACTTTAAATGCATAAATGCCGGGTTTCATTTTTTTCTTCGTCTCAATTTTATAAAGTGAATCGCCAATTTGATTGGAAATGAAGCCTTTTTCGATCACGTTCCCATCCTTTAGCGGTTTGCGGGCATTTTTCAGCTTATGAAGCTCCCACTTCCACTTTGATTTCTTCAGTTTCTCACCTGTATTTTTAAGCTCAGCAAATAAAGTGAGAGGTGAGCATACAGTACCTTTTGTATCCGTTTGATCTGACAGATGCAAATCACTTTGATCCCAACGTTTATCGTAATGGCAGTTTTTATCTGTATGCTGAAAATCTTTACATGTTTGAAGCGAAGCATTAAATGTTTCTATATCATGAAAAACAGCGCTTGTATCACCGGAAAATTGTAAGCATATCGCGGCAGTCAGACTGAAAATGACTGAAAGCTGAAAAAAAAGCAGAACTTTTAGTTTCGTCTTAGGCTTTTGCTGATTGCGGAACAATCGAAACATATCTTACCTCCTGTAAAACACTGTAACTTAATACGACAATCGTTCTCTTTAAAGAACTGTACAAATTGAGTATAGTCAACGTTTAATGGATTGAAAAACACCAAAATCGACCTTTTAGTTCGTTTAAGAGAACATTTTCGTCATCTTACTAAGTCTTACTCAGTATTGCTCATCTTTTTGAAATTTTTAGATTGTTATGTGAGAAAGTAAATGCATATCCAAGTTCGATTTGGAAATCATAAACAAGGAAAGGGTGACAGCATAATGTTCAAACAGTGTGTGATTTGTCTTTCTCTTCTCGTTTTCGGCACCCCTGCCGCTCACGCAGAAGAAGGGCCTCTTGTGACCGCCGCCCGTCACATATCTAAATGGGAAGAGCTTGCAGTAAAAGAAGCAAAAAAAAGATACCCGCTCGCACAGGTACTGTTCAAACAAAAAGTATGGGACCGCAAAAGAAAAGATGAGGCAGTGAAGCAATACCATTTAACCCTAAGAGAAGGATCAAAGGAATTCGGCGTATTTGTCACGATTTCATTCAATCCCTATAGCCAAAAGGTTAATAAAATTGCCATATTAGAAGAATATCAATAAGGTCCTCCATTTTAGAAGGACCTTATTCGCTATAGCAGTGCAATTATTTTTTTCGCTTCAGCCATAACCTGAAACCATAGGGTAAAATACCGAACCACTGCTGTGAGGCAGGTGTTTTTGTTTCTTTCCGCACCTCTTTTCGTTCTTTTCGTTCATCTTTCGGAGTATCTATATATTTGACAAATTGCTGAGTCATGTATTTGACATAATCATTTGTTTTCACGTGATCACCTCATCATTCAATTATTATGAGTGTTGGCTCACAGGACTTTTTTTATACCCTTCTTTGCTTTATTCTGTCCAGCTCAGCAGTTGTTTCTGTTTTTGATCAAACACTAGCTGTGCAGTTCTTTCTGTTCCCGACTCCGTCATGGCTTTTAAATTGATTTCTTTTTGCTCTTTTATCGATGTATCATGAATGTCATAAGAAACCTGCCCATATGTAAACTGCTGTGAACCCTTTTGGCCTTTCCGTTGCTCAAGAATATGCCGAATAGACACAAGCGCGCCATTCTGAAGTAAATTCTCTCCTGTGTAAAACTCTTTTGTTTCCTTTTCAAACATGCAGCGTGAAATATATTGAGCAGCAGTAAAGTTCACGATCAGCAGTACAAGCGCGGATACAAAAAGAACAGCGGGATAAACAAACCCTCTCGTGCGGTACATTCACCCTCCTCCTAAATACCGATAAACCGGAAAAGCAGTTTGATACACTTTTTGATTCTCACTCTCAATTTTTAACAAAACCATTCCATTTTCAATATCGGCTTTCATGACTGTAATATGATCTAGTATCGGAACATGCCCTTTCCCATCTACCCTTTTTCTTATCATTGAATGATAGGTTTCAAAACGGATGTCTTGCCCGGAAAGATTGGTGCAAATCAATACGCTCCCATGCTCAGTTGTTTTGACTGCGCGGGACTGCTTGCACTCGTTCATCATCTGCTCCACCGAAATCATCCATTCTTGCTCTGTGAAACCGTCATATCCCTGTTGGCGCGACAAAAACAGATGGAAGATCATAGCTAACGATCCTGATATGAGTAAAAAGACAGAAAGCGAAAATAATATGTTAAGAAGCGTATAGCCAGTCTGTCCGCATAATGCTGAGGCAAAATGGTTTTTCTTTATAAGCTGCTGCTGAGATGCATACGTTTTGATCATGACCCTCCTCCTCCCACTTCAGCGCATAGATCTTATTGTTCTTTATAACCGTTTTTGAAGCATCTCTTTCACCAGTCATCATATATTTTCCAATGCTTTCATTCATTATCTGGTAGCCGGTTTCTCGTGATTCCGCCATCTTTTCATCAGCTATCAGCTTGCTCCACATGGGAACGACTGTCAGCAGCAGAAACAGCCACAGACTAAGCGCAGACATTGTTTCTATTGTAGAAAAACCTTTATTTTCTCTCCACATTGACTCTCCCGCTCCCTAAATAAACTGTTATGTCGTAAGCGTCATGTCCTTTTACTCGTATTTTTCCGCCTGTATTCGGATGCCCTTTCTCATTAAATTCCAAACGGTCTTTTAATGTCAGCGGCTCTATAGAAAGTCCTGTTGGATAGGGACGTTCAATCACCGTATTATCCATGATTAATTGATAGTCTTTTCTCTGAAAGAGAATTTTCGTTCTTTGATGACTGGACATTGCAGTCTGCTGTGCAAGCATAATATCGTTTTTCAGCTGCCATGCCGCCTGACGAACCGCTGTATTGCCATAAATAGGAGGAAGTGCGGTAAACACGGCAATCAAGAGGATAGAGGCGAGGCTTAACACAAGTAAGCTTTCTAAAAGAGTAAATCCCTCCTCCTCGTTTAATTTAATGTTCAACCTTAACTTCTCCGCCAGTGATGACAATATGCTTCCCATCTGGACAAACCGCATCCTTTTTCACATAGCCCTCTGACTGTAAATCGGCAAGGCTCGGTGTCTGTCCTTCATGATCGAGCTCATATGCAGTCATTTGTGCCTTAATCATGTTTTGCAGGCCCTCACAGCCCTTTTTCTGAATGGTTTGATTATGTTTCGTGACGTTCGGTATCGTAATTAAAAGCAAGATTGAAATAATAAAGAGCACAATTAGCATTTCAACAAGAGTGAATCCTTTCTCATTCATCGGCCTCTTCCTTTCACATTTGATTCATCATCTGATACATAGGCAAGAGCATAGACAAATACACAATTAAGATCATCGCAGCAACAAATCCATAAATCATAGGCTGAAGGATGCCTGTCCATTTCTGCGCCTTGTGTTCCAGCCGCTGCAATATGAACTGGCTGTATGTGAAAAGCTCCCTGTCTAGGCGGCCGCTCAGCTGGCCGTGAGATATGACTTTTGAAAAATCTGTTTCATAAAAAGGGCTGTCACAAATAGCGGCTTCAATAGATTCACCAGCTTTTAACCGTTCAATCACTTGCTCAGCCTCGCAGCGGTAGAAAGGGAGAAACGATTGATGTTTAAATGCATTAAGGCTGTCATAAATTGAGAGGCCTGATTTTAAAAGGCTGCTTAGCTGCAAAGAAAAAAAGTAGCTGTTAAACAGCCTGACAAGTTTTCCAACTAAAGGTATCCTGACACAAATAAGCATTTGCCGGACAGGTGACTTTTTCTTAAACACCAACCAATAATAAAGCCCGATACCTGCTGCAAAAAGAGCAGCCGAAACGACCATCAGATCACTATGCTGAAAACAAGCGAAAAGCATATCGGTTGAACGTGAGGTTTCCATATTCATCGATTGATAAATACCGGAAAACTGCGGAATGATGATGGAATGTAACATATAAAACATGACAGCGACTGTAAAGATGAGGAAAAGCGGATAGCGCAGCACCCTTTTCAGCTGGTCTGCCTGTGCGATTTTTCGTTCCAGCAGCTCTCCGCTCTGGATCATGGAAGCAGGCAATTCACCATGTGTTACAGCAAAATAACAAATACCTATGGCTTCCTTATGAAATGACAAACTCTTTAATACTTGATAAAACGGAGCCCCTTCCCTCAAATGAGTGACCGCGTCAGCCAAGTCGGCCACCTGCCTCTTATTCATCTGAAGCTCCATCAGGCGTAATCCATCCAGAAGCGTATATCCGCCCGCCATCATTTCACCAAGCCGCTTTAATAACAAGGCTTGATCCTTTAGCGGCCAAGTTTTTCTAATCTGTTTCATGATAAACCCACCGGTCATAGTTGTTTGTCGTCAAGTAGCCAAGTGCAATTCCTTTTCTGATAATTTGACGCAGTGTTTGATATTGGTAATTTGCATGATTGCCTTTTGCCTCCTGAATACACTGCTGAAGGTTTTTTCCGTAAAGCAGCTCATAAACGCTTACTCTTCTGGTGTTTCGAGACTGGTGGCAATATACCGATGAACATCTGTTTTCACAAAACGGGCAAGCTAAATCAACCAAGCGCTGAGCCGCTATCGCAATGACGGTCTGTTCGATTTCATTCATATTGATGCCGAATTCAAGCAGCCTGTAAATCGCGCCCTTCGCATCTCTCGTATGAAGGCTCGTCAGCACCAAATGCCCCGTCATCGCTGCTCGCACGGCAATTTCAGCTGTTTCCGCGTCTCTGATCTCACCTAAAATAATTATATCCGGGTCATGGCGCAAAATAGCCTTAAGCCCTGCCGAATATGTCACACCGGCTTTTTCATTCACCTGCACCTGAAGAACATCCTCGTCCCTTGTTTCAACAGGGTCTTCCAGTGTGACAATATTTCGATTAAAGTGTTTTTTTGCATATTGAACGAGAGAGTATAATGTGGTGGTCTTCCCTGAGCCAGTTGGCCCGGTAAAAATGAGCATGCCGTGAGAATGTTTTAAAAATGAGAGTAAAGTGGCTCCTGTCTTAGGAAATAACGACAGTTTATGAATTGATGGGATATTGTATTGAGGCATCACTCTGATCACGAGGCTTTCTTCATTAATAGTGGGAAGTGTTGACATTCTTAAATGAACATTTCCCTTTCCCAGTTTTAACGTAAGCGAACCATTTTGCGGCTTTCTCCTTTCCCCTATGTCCATCGCTGAGAGAAATTTAAAATGTGAAATCAGTCTTACGCACTCTTCTTTTTTCATGTTCCTTTTTTTCAGCAAGGCGTGATCTACCCGAAAATGAATGATGGCGTCCTGCTCCCTCGGCACAATGTGAATGTCAGAAGCCTTTGTTGAATACGCCTCTTCAATCAAGGTTCTGCTTATCGTTTCTATTGAATCCAATTTGATTCCCTCTCCTTTCAATGCGTATTGTAGAAAAATAAGGACTGGTAATCAAACGGAGAAAAAGTGATTTTCCGGAGATGTTATATGCCGAAAAATCAATTTCTGCTGACAGAAAAGATTGTTTCAGCTGAATGTTCCTCCTTGATTTTATTATTTTTCTTAATAAAAAAGCAGGCATGATGACCATCATGCCTGCTTTCCTCTATCTTTCATTATGCTGATTTAGAAATTTCACTTAATGCTTCTCCGGCTTTTTGGTCTGTATTTTTCTCAACGGAAAGATCGCCTAATGCAACAATACCGGCAATTCGTTCGTTTTGAAGAATCGGTAAACGGCGGATTTGGTGCTCTGCCATAAGCTGACTCGCTTCTTCAGCAGACATATCAGGGTGGCCGGATACGATGTCAGCGCTCATGATGTCTCTTGCTTTTGCATCCATCTGATTCTCAGCTAAGCATCTCGTCACAATATCCCGATCAGAAACAATCCCCTTAAGTGTGTCGTTTTCACAGATTGGAATAGAACCGACATTAGAGTCTTTCATCTGTTTCGCTAGTTCTGTGATTGAAGCGGTTGGTTCACAGCATTCTACATTCTTCGTCATAATATCTCTTATTTTCATTTCCATTCCTCCTTTACCGTGTTCTATTTATTTTTTATCCGCTGCACAAAAAATGAAACATCCTACAGTGTCTGCCTTTTTTGAGATTTCTTTTTCTTCTTTCCCTCCTGCAGCATATCTCCCGTCCAGCCTTTCTTCTTCAAATAGAGGTAGATCAGGACCGTAGACGTGCCAATCAATAAGAGCGATAAGAGATATCCGTATTTCCAATTCAGCTCAGGCATCACTGAAAAGTTCATCCCCCAGAGGGCCCCAAGTGCTGTAACCGGCGTAAAAAGCGTCGTGAAAATGGTCAGCGCTTTGAATATTTCATTTCCCCTGTGAGAGGTAATGACTTCCTCTGAATGCAGCAGACTATTAAGCTCCCCTTCAAATTCACTGATGTATGTAAACCCCCTGTCAATTTTGAGTTGTGTCCGCTGATAAACCTTTTTATCTTCATGTTGAGACAAGAAGGTTTCTTTCAATGCCATTTCAATTTTTTTAGTGTTTAGGATTAAGTTTTTCCAGATCATCAGCTCATGGTGCAAGAGATGGACACGGTTTAAAATGCTTTTGCTATTGTCGTCTTTGATTTGCCATCTGAGCTTTCTCAGCTTTACTTC
Coding sequences:
- the tasA gene encoding biofilm matrix protein TasA, which codes for MGMKKKLSLGVASAALGLALVGGGTWAAFNDIKSTDATFASGTLDLSAKENSASVNLSNLKPGDKLTKDFHFENNGSLAIKEVLMALNYGEFKANGGSNTSAEDFLSQFEVTLLTVGKEGGNGYPKNIILDDANLKDLYLMSAKNDAAAAEKIKKQIDPKFLHASGKVNVATIDGKTAPEYDGIPKTPIDFDQVQMEIQFKDDKTKDENGLMVQNKYQGNSVQLQFSFEATQWNGLTIKKEHTDKDGYIKENEKAHSEDKN
- the comGC gene encoding comG operon protein ComGC, translated to MNEKGFTLVEMLIVLFIISILLLITIPNVTKHNQTIQKKGCEGLQNMIKAQMTAYELDHEGQTPSLADLQSEGYVKKDAVCPDGKHIVITGGEVKVEH
- a CDS encoding YqzG/YhdC family protein; translation: MMFKQCVICLSLLVFGTPAAHAEEGPLVTAARHISKWEELAVKEAKKRYPLAQVLFKQKVWDRKRKDEAVKQYHLTLREGSKEFGVFVTISFNPYSQKVNKIAILEEYQ
- the sipW gene encoding signal peptidase I SipW is translated as MKMISNILYVIIFTLIIVLTLVVISTRSSGGEPAVFGYTLKSVLSGSMEPEFNTGSLILVKEITDVKELQKGDVITFMQDANTAVTHRIVDVTKQGGHLLFKTKGDNNAAADSALVSEENIRAQYTGFQLPYAGYMLHFASQPIGTAVLLIVPGVMLLMYAFVTITSAIREIERKTKDLETDTKDSTMST
- the comGD gene encoding competence type IV pilus minor pilin ComGD; its protein translation is MNIKLNEEEGFTLLESLLVLSLASILLIAVFTALPPIYGNTAVRQAAWQLKNDIMLAQQTAMSSHQRTKILFQRKDYQLIMDNTVIERPYPTGLSIEPLTLKDRLEFNEKGHPNTGGKIRVKGHDAYDITVYLGSGRVNVERK
- the tapA gene encoding amyloid fiber anchoring/assembly protein TapA, translated to MFRLFRNQQKPKTKLKVLLFFQLSVIFSLTAAICLQFSGDTSAVFHDIETFNASLQTCKDFQHTDKNCHYDKRWDQSDLHLSDQTDTKGTVCSPLTLFAELKNTGEKLKKSKWKWELHKLKNARKPLKDGNVIEKGFISNQIGDSLYKIETKKKMKPGIYAFKVYQPAGYPADGSTFEWSEPMTLARCDEKPTVPKKETKPAVKKEKETPQKDVQEKPNKEDASQEAVTEEKDTQSVVKESGDENEKSNEDDQ
- the comGB gene encoding competence type IV pilus assembly protein ComGB, which encodes MKQIRKTWPLKDQALLLKRLGEMMAGGYTLLDGLRLMELQMNKRQVADLADAVTHLREGAPFYQVLKSLSFHKEAIGICYFAVTHGELPASMIQSGELLERKIAQADQLKRVLRYPLFLIFTVAVMFYMLHSIIIPQFSGIYQSMNMETSRSTDMLFACFQHSDLMVVSAALFAAGIGLYYWLVFKKKSPVRQMLICVRIPLVGKLVRLFNSYFFSLQLSSLLKSGLSIYDSLNAFKHQSFLPFYRCEAEQVIERLKAGESIEAAICDSPFYETDFSKVISHGQLSGRLDRELFTYSQFILQRLEHKAQKWTGILQPMIYGFVAAMILIVYLSMLLPMYQMMNQM
- the sinI gene encoding anti-repressor SinI; its protein translation is MKNAKQEHFELDQEWVKLMMKAKEANISPEEIRKYLLLNKKSAHPGPAARSHTVNPF
- the sinR gene encoding transcriptional regulator SinR — protein: MIGQRIKQYRKEKGYSLSELAEKAGVAKSYLSSIERNLQTNPSIQFLEKVSAVLDVSVHTLLDEKHETEYDGQLDSEWEKLVRDAMTSGVSKKQFREFLDYQKWRKSQKEE
- a CDS encoding YqhG family protein → MRQQEIHDFLLRFFQANSCPIVDQGSGYMTVQLTVEMDKQIMNRPFYWHWREKTGGDPNPMKITFITDKDTAPKDLDGEFIYFGAPRLFQIFKAVKQNGRFTRMYEKIESAGAKVPLQPWLGINVTISYQSDMKKDKLLSLGLHLVSGTIIEHFQSKLTHLSLTSQICDYCFTISPMIKPASGLTRMENYIAKSAMQEPSDWAEQAVNRWKNDMSLLDKFYEHVEEKPEEYHLEKQALKSLYQPKILVEIENGGLFYLQNNISS
- the comGE gene encoding competence type IV pilus minor pilin ComGE — protein: MWRENKGFSTIETMSALSLWLFLLLTVVPMWSKLIADEKMAESRETGYQIMNESIGKYMMTGERDASKTVIKNNKIYALKWEEEGHDQNVCISAAAYKEKPFCLSIMRTDWLYAS
- a CDS encoding magnesium transporter CorA family protein produces the protein MKAHTGKDWFWYQMGPQERDKARDLIHFSHWPQCEKWFENNHHINFLRVDTTETENEAVFGSIIYDQGLGEEKDHTVFHFYITRQYFFTINFDFSILNGIKGKQVVQQMERADSTMEGFLILLSELMNAYLIGLDEFEVKLRKLRWQIKDDNSKSILNRVHLLHHELMIWKNLILNTKKIEMALKETFLSQHEDKKVYQRTQLKIDRGFTYISEFEGELNSLLHSEEVITSHRGNEIFKALTIFTTLFTPVTALGALWGMNFSVMPELNWKYGYLLSLLLIGTSTVLIYLYLKKKGWTGDMLQEGKKKKKSQKRQTL
- the comGA gene encoding competence protein ComGA; the encoded protein is MDSIETISRTLIEEAYSTKASDIHIVPREQDAIIHFRVDHALLKKRNMKKEECVRLISHFKFLSAMDIGERRKPQNGSLTLKLGKGNVHLRMSTLPTINEESLVIRVMPQYNIPSIHKLSLFPKTGATLLSFLKHSHGMLIFTGPTGSGKTTTLYSLVQYAKKHFNRNIVTLEDPVETRDEDVLQVQVNEKAGVTYSAGLKAILRHDPDIIILGEIRDAETAEIAVRAAMTGHLVLTSLHTRDAKGAIYRLLEFGINMNEIEQTVIAIAAQRLVDLACPFCENRCSSVYCHQSRNTRRVSVYELLYGKNLQQCIQEAKGNHANYQYQTLRQIIRKGIALGYLTTNNYDRWVYHETD
- a CDS encoding CBS domain-containing protein: MKIRDIMTKNVECCEPTASITELAKQMKDSNVGSIPICENDTLKGIVSDRDIVTRCLAENQMDAKARDIMSADIVSGHPDMSAEEASQLMAEHQIRRLPILQNERIAGIVALGDLSVEKNTDQKAGEALSEISKSA
- the comGF gene encoding competence type IV pilus minor pilin ComGF, with amino-acid sequence MLFSLSVFLLISGSLAMIFHLFLSRQQGYDGFTEQEWMISVEQMMNECKQSRAVKTTEHGSVLICTNLSGQDIRFETYHSMIRKRVDGKGHVPILDHITVMKADIENGMVLLKIESENQKVYQTAFPVYRYLGGG
- a CDS encoding YqzE family protein, translating into MKTNDYVKYMTQQFVKYIDTPKDERKERKEVRKETKTPASQQWFGILPYGFRLWLKRKK
- the comGG gene encoding competence type IV pilus minor pilin ComGG, yielding MYRTRGFVYPAVLFVSALVLLIVNFTAAQYISRCMFEKETKEFYTGENLLQNGALVSIRHILEQRKGQKGSQQFTYGQVSYDIHDTSIKEQKEINLKAMTESGTERTAQLVFDQKQKQLLSWTE